One Salvia miltiorrhiza cultivar Shanhuang (shh) chromosome 6, IMPLAD_Smil_shh, whole genome shotgun sequence genomic window, ccttttttctttctttcatggTAGAGGCCATTGGCATTCATTTAattgtttatttgtatgttttcTTGTGTTGTAGGATTCTTGTTTCCCAGTTCTCTATCACAATTTCTGTTTGCATGGCTGAAGTAAGTGTTGATTCTCTGGTTACTCCCGAAAAAGATAAATTAGATGGGAAAATAAACGAAGGTTCTGATGGGAATCAGGATTCTCTGAGTAATGGGCGCAGCACTGATACCCCTCCTCTTAGAGCATCTGTTGGTTCCTACCATGCTGGACACAGTTCCTTGAGGAGTTCTGCAGACAAATCGGAGTCTGCCAACAGTAGTCAGAAAGCGGTTCCTCGTTATCTCAGAGCATCTACTGGCTCTTGCCATGATTTCTGTAAATTTGGAAAACAACATTCAATTGAAACTAAAGCAAGGAAGCCCGTTCGGAAAAGGATTGAAAAACTGTCTCCTGCTCAGATACCTGTTGAGATATTTGTTTCAGGTGGCAAGAAGGAGGAGGAGGTGGTTTCAGGTGGCAAGAAGGAGGAGGTGGTTTCAGGTggcaagaagaaggaagaggtGGTTTCAGGTggcaagaagaaggaagaggtGGTTTCAGGTGgcgagaagaaggaagaagtcgTTAATCATGGACCTTCAATAGATAAAAAAGTCCATTCAACTGGCAAGAAGCCATCCCTTGATACCAAATCTTATCCCACAAAACCAAGGACATCCTTGACCTTGAGTAAGGAAAAGGCTACAAAGCACAATCCTTCAACATATACCAACAACCATTCACCTAGTGTTCCTTCTCCTCATAAGAAATCCAATATGCAGAAGCCTAAATTGTCCACTTATCCCTCAAAGCAAAATGACTCTTCTGGCAGTAAGACTCTTTTGCCGAAATGTAAGTCTTCATCTGCTAAGAAATCTCCTTCAGTGGATCCCCCTGAAATTGTAAAGAGTGTATTCTTTCCCTATACAGAAGTTGAAGATTCAGTAAAACAAGGTTCCTCGACTGATGATAAAATATCAAGAACTGAAAAAAAGGCAACTTCTGTGGCCAAGCTGCAGAAGTCTCCTGTGAAGTTGAAGCCTGTTGTGAAGTTGAAGCCTGTTAAGGTTAAGCCATCATCTGCACCTGATGATTCAGATACTGAAAAAAAGGCAACTTCTGTGGCCAAGCAGCAGAAGTCTCCAGTGAAGTTGAAGCCTGTTAAGGTTAAGCCATCATCTGCACCTGATGATTCAGATAGTATGCATGGCAAAGGTGGAAGAAACAGCAATGCTCAAACAGGCAGAAAATTGATGACGGCCAAAGCATCTGCAAAGAAAATATTGGCACCTCCTTCTGGTACTCTGCCGTCTAAGCTTCCTTTGAAAAAGACGGCACAATTCAATTCAGGAAAACCTGGAAACTTGAAATTGGTGTCTCCTCTAAAGGATCGGAATAGGATACGAAGGGTTAATACTAAGACATCTGAGAATGAGAAGGTTACTGAGAAAATGCTGCATGTAATCGGGGTGGAAACTGGGAACAATG contains:
- the LOC130989620 gene encoding uncharacterized protein LOC130989620 isoform X2, with amino-acid sequence MNCFWREARKGPKSLFTFFFPSFFLSFMVEAIGIHLIVYLYVFLCCRILVSQFSITISVCMAEVSVDSLVTPEKDKLDGKINEGSDGNQDSLSNGRSTDTPPLRASVGSYHAGHSSLRSSADKSESANSSQKAVPRYLRASTGSCHDFCKFGKQHSIETKARKPVRKRIEKLSPAQIPVEIFVSGGKKEEEVVSGGKKEEVVSGGKKKEEVVSGGKKKEEVVSGGEKKEEVVNHGPSIDKKVHSTGKKPSLDTKSYPTKPRTSLTLSKEKATKHNPSTYTNNHSPSVPSPHKKSNMQKPKLSTYPSKQNDSSGSKTLLPKCKSSSAKKSPSVDPPEIVKSVFFPYTEVEDSVKQGSSTDDKISRTEKKATSVAKLQKSPVKLKPVVKLKPVKVKPSSAPDDSDTEKKATSVAKQQKSPVKLKPVKVKPSSAPDDSDSMHGKGGRNSNAQTGRKLMTAKASAKKILAPPSGTLPSKLPLKKTAQFNSGKPGNLKLVSPLKDRNRIRRVNTKTSENEKVTEKMLHVIGVETGNNVSKPIPGDNVSSSPQSPLSAESLSHGKSLSLSSYEDDNSDSEESAVETDKLISKNSLETGKEAPVKENHKKTIRKIRGVVPEVKHVSPVKVKFRIGKVVELQSDNNTPRKLRFRRARVLGVEESKGDLRRKTTKKTGVTSDTAGTGVSSQKVVLKHQDVVGKKDAQGLLNNVIEETASKLVESRKSKVKALVGAFETVISLQESKPSTQVVN
- the LOC130989620 gene encoding uncharacterized protein LOC130989620 isoform X1 — its product is MAEVSVDSLVTPEKDKLDGKINEGSDGNQDSLSNGRSTDTPPLRASVGSYHAGHSSLRSSADKSESANSSQKAVPRYLRASTGSCHDFCKFGKQHSIETKARKPVRKRIEKLSPAQIPVEIFVSGGKKEEEVVSGGKKEEVVSGGKKKEEVVSGGKKKEEVVSGGEKKEEVVNHGPSIDKKVHSTGKKPSLDTKSYPTKPRTSLTLSKEKATKHNPSTYTNNHSPSVPSPHKKSNMQKPKLSTYPSKQNDSSGSKTLLPKCKSSSAKKSPSVDPPEIVKSVFFPYTEVEDSVKQGSSTDDKISRTEKKATSVAKLQKSPVKLKPVVKLKPVKVKPSSAPDDSDTEKKATSVAKQQKSPVKLKPVKVKPSSAPDDSDSMHGKGGRNSNAQTGRKLMTAKASAKKILAPPSGTLPSKLPLKKTAQFNSGKPGNLKLVSPLKDRNRIRRVNTKTSENEKVTEKMLHVIGVETGNNVSKPIPGDNVSSSPQSPLSAESLSHGKSLSLSSYEDDNSDSEESAVETDKLISKNSLETGKEAPVKENHKKTIRKIRGVVPEVKHVSPVKVKFRIGKVVELQSDNNTPRKLRFRRARVLGVEESKGDLRRKTTKKTGVTSDTAGTGVSSQKVVLKHQDVVGKKDAQGLLNNVIEETASKLVESRKSKVKALVGAFETVISLQESKPSTQVVN